From Nicotiana tabacum cultivar K326 unplaced genomic scaffold, ASM71507v2 Un00022, whole genome shotgun sequence, a single genomic window includes:
- the LOC107760272 gene encoding ATP-dependent 6-phosphofructokinase 6 isoform X1, with protein sequence MGSVDQNFVAVTVLGSKKIGLDISSMGEAPNSQQQKQKIVTGDGGYVLEDVPHLSDYIPNLPTYPNPVQDNPSYSVVKQYFVDEDDTVAQKIVVHKNSPRGIHFRRAGPRQKVYFDPEDVHACIVTCGGLCPGLNTVIREIVCGLYYMYGVKRVMGIDGGYRGFYSKNIIPLTPKVVNDIHKRGGTILGTSRGGHVTKKIVDSIQDRDINQVYIIGGDGTQRGAAVIFEEIRRRGLNVSVAGIPKTIDNDIPVIDKSFGFDSAVEEAQRAISAAHVEATSFENGIGLVKLMGRDSGFIAMYATLASRDVDCCLIPESPFYLEGRGGLFEYIEHRLKENGHMVIVIAEGAGQELVSESLRCTGKQDPSGNKLLQDVGLWISERIKEHFSKQKKMLINLKYIDPTYMIRAIPSNASDNVYCTLLAQSAVHGAMAGYTGFTVGPVNGRHAYIPFNRITETQNKVVITDRMWARLLSSTNQPSFLRTRDIIKAHKEEEPPTQLSDDSITDDNLMEKQVLC encoded by the exons ATGGGATCAGTGGATCAAAATTTTGTAGCTGTAACAGTACTGGGGTCCAAGAAGATTGGATTGGATATAAGTTCAATGGGAGAAGCGCCTAATTCTCAGCAGCAGAAGCAGAAGATTGTGACTGGTGATGGTGGTTATGTTCTAGAGGATGTTCCTCATTTGTCTGATTACATTCCTAATCTTCCT ACATATCCTAATCCAGTGCAAGATAATCCATCATATTCAGTCGTTAA GCAGTATTTTGTCGATGAGGATGATACGGTTGCTCAAAAG ATTGTTGTGCACAAGAACAGCCCGAGGGGAATACATTTTCGTCGAGCTGGTCCTCGTCAAAAA GTTTATTTTGATCCAGAAGATGTTCATGCGTGTATAGTGACATGTGGAGGCTTATGTCCTGGTCTCAACACAGTTATCAGAGAAATAGTATGCGGCCTATATTATATGTATGGCGTAAAGAGGGTCATGGGGATAGAT GGAGGATATCGAGGTTTCTATTCCAAAAACATAATTCCCTTGACACCAAAGGTTGTGAATGATATTCATAAACGTGGTGGAACCATACTTGGGACATCTCGAGGAGGTCATGTTACCAAGAAAATAGTAGATAGCATTCAGGACCGGGATATCAATCag GTTTATATAATTGGAGGAGATGGAACACAGAGAGGAGCAGCGGTGATATTTGAG GAAATCAGACGGCGTGGTCTCAATGTTTCAGTTGCTGGAATCCCTAAGACAATTGATAATGATATACCG GTTATTGACAAGTCTTTCGGTTTTGATTCTGCCGTTGAGGAAGCCCAACGTGCTATTAGTGCTGCTCATGTTGAAGCTACTAGTTTTGAGAACGGAATTGGCCTTGTGAAGTTAATGGGACGGGATAGTG GGTTCATTGCCATGTATGCTACTCTTGCCAGTCGAGATGTCGATTGTTGCTTGATTCCAGAGTCCCCTTTCTATCTTGAGGGACGCGGTGGACTGTTTGAGTACATAGAGCATAGGCTCAAAGAAAATGGACACATGGTTATAGTCATAGCTGAAGGTGCCGGCCAAGAGCTAGTTTCTGAGAGTTTGAGATGCACCGGCAAGCAGGATCCTTCAGGGAATAAGCTTTTACAAGATGTTGGCCTATGGATCTCGGAAAGGATAAAG GAACATTTCTCTAAACAAAAGAAGATGCTCATTAATCTTAAATATATAG ATCCCACATACATGATTCGGGCTATTCCAAGTAATGCATCTGACAATGTGTATTGCACTCTTCTTGCTCAAAGTGCTGTGCACGGAGCAATGGCTGGCTATACTGGCTTTACAGTCGGTCCTGTCAATGGCAGACATGCTTACATACCCTTTAAT AGAATCACTGAGACACAAAACAAGGTTGTGATAACGGACAGGATGTGGGCGAGACTTCTATCGTCAACCAATCAACCTAGCTTCTTGAGAACAAGAGATATAATTAAAGCGCACAAGGAGGAAGAACCACCTACTCAGTTGTCAGACGATTCAATTACAGACGATAATTTGATGGAGAAACAAGTCCTCTGCTAA
- the LOC107760272 gene encoding ATP-dependent 6-phosphofructokinase 6 isoform X2: MGEAPNSQQQKQKIVTGDGGYVLEDVPHLSDYIPNLPTYPNPVQDNPSYSVVKQYFVDEDDTVAQKIVVHKNSPRGIHFRRAGPRQKVYFDPEDVHACIVTCGGLCPGLNTVIREIVCGLYYMYGVKRVMGIDGGYRGFYSKNIIPLTPKVVNDIHKRGGTILGTSRGGHVTKKIVDSIQDRDINQVYIIGGDGTQRGAAVIFEEIRRRGLNVSVAGIPKTIDNDIPVIDKSFGFDSAVEEAQRAISAAHVEATSFENGIGLVKLMGRDSGFIAMYATLASRDVDCCLIPESPFYLEGRGGLFEYIEHRLKENGHMVIVIAEGAGQELVSESLRCTGKQDPSGNKLLQDVGLWISERIKEHFSKQKKMLINLKYIDPTYMIRAIPSNASDNVYCTLLAQSAVHGAMAGYTGFTVGPVNGRHAYIPFNRITETQNKVVITDRMWARLLSSTNQPSFLRTRDIIKAHKEEEPPTQLSDDSITDDNLMEKQVLC; the protein is encoded by the exons ATGGGAGAAGCGCCTAATTCTCAGCAGCAGAAGCAGAAGATTGTGACTGGTGATGGTGGTTATGTTCTAGAGGATGTTCCTCATTTGTCTGATTACATTCCTAATCTTCCT ACATATCCTAATCCAGTGCAAGATAATCCATCATATTCAGTCGTTAA GCAGTATTTTGTCGATGAGGATGATACGGTTGCTCAAAAG ATTGTTGTGCACAAGAACAGCCCGAGGGGAATACATTTTCGTCGAGCTGGTCCTCGTCAAAAA GTTTATTTTGATCCAGAAGATGTTCATGCGTGTATAGTGACATGTGGAGGCTTATGTCCTGGTCTCAACACAGTTATCAGAGAAATAGTATGCGGCCTATATTATATGTATGGCGTAAAGAGGGTCATGGGGATAGAT GGAGGATATCGAGGTTTCTATTCCAAAAACATAATTCCCTTGACACCAAAGGTTGTGAATGATATTCATAAACGTGGTGGAACCATACTTGGGACATCTCGAGGAGGTCATGTTACCAAGAAAATAGTAGATAGCATTCAGGACCGGGATATCAATCag GTTTATATAATTGGAGGAGATGGAACACAGAGAGGAGCAGCGGTGATATTTGAG GAAATCAGACGGCGTGGTCTCAATGTTTCAGTTGCTGGAATCCCTAAGACAATTGATAATGATATACCG GTTATTGACAAGTCTTTCGGTTTTGATTCTGCCGTTGAGGAAGCCCAACGTGCTATTAGTGCTGCTCATGTTGAAGCTACTAGTTTTGAGAACGGAATTGGCCTTGTGAAGTTAATGGGACGGGATAGTG GGTTCATTGCCATGTATGCTACTCTTGCCAGTCGAGATGTCGATTGTTGCTTGATTCCAGAGTCCCCTTTCTATCTTGAGGGACGCGGTGGACTGTTTGAGTACATAGAGCATAGGCTCAAAGAAAATGGACACATGGTTATAGTCATAGCTGAAGGTGCCGGCCAAGAGCTAGTTTCTGAGAGTTTGAGATGCACCGGCAAGCAGGATCCTTCAGGGAATAAGCTTTTACAAGATGTTGGCCTATGGATCTCGGAAAGGATAAAG GAACATTTCTCTAAACAAAAGAAGATGCTCATTAATCTTAAATATATAG ATCCCACATACATGATTCGGGCTATTCCAAGTAATGCATCTGACAATGTGTATTGCACTCTTCTTGCTCAAAGTGCTGTGCACGGAGCAATGGCTGGCTATACTGGCTTTACAGTCGGTCCTGTCAATGGCAGACATGCTTACATACCCTTTAAT AGAATCACTGAGACACAAAACAAGGTTGTGATAACGGACAGGATGTGGGCGAGACTTCTATCGTCAACCAATCAACCTAGCTTCTTGAGAACAAGAGATATAATTAAAGCGCACAAGGAGGAAGAACCACCTACTCAGTTGTCAGACGATTCAATTACAGACGATAATTTGATGGAGAAACAAGTCCTCTGCTAA